From the genome of Gammaproteobacteria bacterium, one region includes:
- the gltX gene encoding glutamate--tRNA ligase — protein sequence MRVRFAPSPTGFLHVGGARTALFNWLLARRSGGTFVLRIEDTDRARSSEAMTGAILHGLEWLGIDWDEGPFFQSDRVGEHTAAGRKLLAGGHAYRDFSTPEELARDRANIAVLAGEATRAARRRAEALAPGEAEERAAAGEPHAMRFLVPEGSTEWEDAVHGRMRFRNRDIDDLVILRADGSPTYNLAVVCDDAHARIDMVLRGDDHLSNTPKQILLARALGFPVPRFGHVPLILGRDGKRLSKRHGATDIAEYRRDILPEAMVNFLALLGWSPGDDREVMELDEIVRRFSLKRILRKGSVFDADKLAWLNGRHLSRMDLARLGSLVKAQLPQAADATIKDRPGWYEGLLDLLRTRARSLDALARNVLLYLPGEISYEPKAVRKHWKRRAQVEEYLNALRRRFEHCEWQPEPLESSLRSLAEEFGVGAGRLIHPLRVALTGQAASPGIFDVLYHLGKPVSLDRIGRALETLAAGEADPAPAGQTAAAPGSR from the coding sequence GTGCGCGTTCGCTTCGCTCCGTCGCCGACGGGGTTTCTGCATGTCGGCGGCGCCCGCACCGCGCTTTTCAACTGGCTGCTCGCGCGCCGGAGCGGCGGGACCTTCGTGCTGCGCATCGAAGACACCGACCGCGCCCGCTCGAGCGAGGCGATGACCGGGGCCATTCTGCACGGGCTGGAGTGGCTCGGCATCGACTGGGACGAGGGGCCCTTCTTCCAGAGCGACCGGGTGGGCGAGCACACGGCCGCCGGCCGCAAGCTGCTGGCCGGCGGGCATGCGTACCGGGACTTCTCCACGCCCGAAGAACTCGCCCGCGACCGCGCCAACATCGCCGTCCTGGCGGGCGAGGCCACCCGGGCGGCCCGGCGGCGGGCGGAGGCGCTGGCGCCCGGCGAAGCCGAAGAGCGCGCCGCGGCGGGCGAACCGCACGCGATGCGCTTCCTCGTCCCGGAGGGCTCGACCGAATGGGAGGACGCCGTCCACGGCCGCATGCGCTTCCGCAACCGGGACATCGACGACCTGGTCATTCTGCGCGCCGACGGCAGCCCGACCTACAACCTCGCGGTGGTCTGCGACGATGCCCACGCGCGCATCGACATGGTGCTCCGGGGCGACGACCACCTGTCCAATACGCCCAAGCAGATCCTTCTGGCGCGGGCCCTGGGCTTCCCGGTGCCGCGCTTCGGCCACGTGCCGCTCATCCTGGGACGGGACGGCAAGCGCCTCTCCAAGCGCCACGGCGCCACCGATATCGCCGAGTATCGGCGCGACATTCTGCCGGAGGCGATGGTCAACTTCCTGGCCCTGCTCGGCTGGTCCCCCGGCGACGACCGCGAGGTGATGGAGCTGGACGAGATCGTCCGGCGCTTCTCGCTCAAGCGCATCCTGCGCAAGGGCTCGGTGTTCGACGCCGACAAGCTCGCCTGGCTCAACGGCCGCCACCTGTCGCGCATGGATCTCGCCCGGCTGGGGTCGCTCGTGAAGGCGCAGCTCCCGCAGGCAGCGGATGCGACGATCAAGGACCGGCCGGGCTGGTACGAAGGCCTGCTCGACCTGCTGCGCACGCGGGCGCGCAGCCTGGACGCGCTGGCCCGCAACGTGTTGCTCTACCTGCCGGGCGAGATCTCTTACGAACCCAAGGCTGTACGCAAGCACTGGAAGCGCCGAGCGCAGGTAGAGGAGTATCTGAACGCCCTCCGCCGGAGGTTCGAGCACTGCGAGTGGCAGCCCGAGCCGCTGGAGAGCTCGCTCCGGAGTCTCGCCGAGGAGTTCGGCGTGGGCGCGGGGCGCCTGATCCATCCGCTCCGGGTGGCGCTCACCGGCCAGGCCGCGAGCCCCGGCATCTTCGACGTGCTGTACCACCTCGGGAAGCCCGTCTCCCTCGACCGCATCGGGCGCGCGCTGGAGACGCTGGCCGCAGGAGAGGCCGATCCCGCGCCCGCCGGCCAGACCGCTGCCGCGCCGGGTAGCCGGTGA
- a CDS encoding tetratricopeptide repeat protein, with product MSGAEKHARALIVKAWRSRWEALQSPPADEADLGVLMARIEADLVRACEISRQAGASKELSAALGKLGHVALDLGHPDKARTLFEESVAAARETRDPLRLAHAVRHLGQVNQRLGRLDSAGRCYEEALDLYDRDRTAHPLDHANAVRPMALLREELGDAEGARHLWRRAAKLYRAAGVEEGVRECETHLSSP from the coding sequence GTGAGCGGGGCGGAGAAGCACGCGCGGGCACTCATCGTGAAGGCGTGGCGATCGCGCTGGGAGGCGCTGCAATCGCCACCGGCCGACGAGGCGGACCTGGGTGTCCTCATGGCACGGATCGAGGCCGACCTCGTCAGGGCCTGCGAGATCTCCCGGCAGGCAGGTGCGAGCAAGGAGCTGTCCGCCGCGCTGGGCAAGCTCGGCCACGTCGCGCTGGACCTGGGCCACCCGGACAAGGCCCGGACTCTGTTCGAGGAGTCGGTCGCGGCCGCGCGGGAGACCCGCGATCCGCTGCGGCTCGCACACGCGGTGCGGCACCTTGGCCAGGTGAACCAGCGCCTTGGTCGGCTCGATTCAGCGGGACGGTGTTACGAGGAGGCGCTCGACCTGTACGATCGCGACAGGACGGCCCATCCCCTGGACCACGCCAACGCCGTTCGGCCCATGGCCCTGCTCAGGGAGGAACTCGGCGACGCTGAAGGGGCGCGGCACCTGTGGCGCAGGGCCGCGAAGCTGTACCGAGCCGCCGGTGTCGAGGAGGGTGTGCGCGAATGCGAAACGCATCTGTCGAGCCCGTAG